The Candidatus Paceibacterota bacterium genome includes the window TGAGCGAACGACAATTCCTGGAGACGCCTTGCGACCTCCTTCCACGCCGACATAGGGTACATGAAAAGACAGTTATCGAGTCCGCGTGTGACCACGACTTTCTTGCCAAGCTCTGTGCGGAACTTTTTCGGAAGCGACAGTCGCTTTTTCGTGTCCAAGGAATGTGTATATTCGCCAATTAGCATAATTCCCACTTTCTCCCACTATCATCCTATTATATGACACTTTCTCCCACTCTACTAAACCGTTTATCCACAACGTGTATCGTGGTATTATCCGGAAAGATACTGAACTTTTAGCTCTGTAAGGGGGTGTAAAATGGACTTTAAACACGCAACTCTCGTGTTTCCGATCACGCCAAAGATCATCGTCTTGGGCGAAAAAAAGGTACGTTGGGGCGCCGGATTTCTCAATGCGCCAGGCGGCCGAATAGAGCCCGAAGAGACCCCGGAACAAGCCGCAATCCGCGAACTCAAAGAGGAGCTCGAACTGACCGCATCCACTGACGACTTGGAGAAAGTTGCGATGCTCTACATGTACATCGACGACTCTCCGAAATTCGCCATCCACACGTACCTTGCACACAAATGGAGTGGTGAGCCTCGAGAATCGGATGAATTGATACCTGAGATACATCCGCTCCATGCGATTCCATATGACCGCATGTGGCCGGCGGATCAGGCGTGGATGACACTCGTCTTCGACGGCGAACGTATCTGCAAACGCATCTTCCTTGAGTCAGATGGTGACCCGCAGAAGCCAAATCACTTCGCACGAATGGAAGACTGCGTCTCGCCATACGCGCCATGATGAACGCGACATCAAAACGGGCGACACATCAGTGTCGCCCGTTTTTTCTTATATCTCCTCCTTTTCCCCTTTCAACTCGTGAGGGTTAGCTCGTTACTTCTTCAAGTCGCTGCTCAATAAAATCTTTTGGAAGAACGCTCAGGAACCAACCGATCTTTGGACCGCTCTCCTTCCCGAGGAACGCGAGATAAAGTGCACCAAAAAATGCTTTCGGTTCGGTATCGGTCTCCGCTTTAATATCATGAAGTGCAGTGTGGAGTTCCTGTCCATCGAGCGCCTCTGAATCGCGCACAACTGTAAGCACACGGCGAAGCGCCGCTTTCTGCCCCTCTGAAAATTCCTTTGCCTCTTCAGGAACTCGTTCAAGCTGAAGCTCGTAGATGTAGCGCTCCGACGCATAGGTGTCGAGCCATTTGCGCGCGTAGTAGGCGCGTTCCTTGAGCTCTTTTTTATCAGCTTCGGAAAGTGGCGCCTCTTTCATCTTCGCTACCTCATCTTCAAGATCCATGTGCGGCATTTGTATCATGAACGCGACCTGCGAGAAGCGTGGTAGGTAGCGCGCATGTATATCTCCCTCGCGGTGGATAAGCCCAAAGAGTCTCGTCTCGTCATCCTCAATCCCGGTGGCATACTTCTCCGCGAGCGTATCATACTGATCAAAGAGAAGCGGAATTGTGTCCCCTTCTGGGTCAAAGTTGATCGCGCGTTTTGGCTGCCGTCCGAGAAGCGCGAGTTGGAAGATGTGTGGCGGCAAAAGGCTCGCGACTTCACTCGCAGAAGAACCGGCACCTTTAGAAGATGACATCTTCTTGCCTCCCACAAGGAAGAATTCATACCAGAAGTCATGCGGCGGAGAGTATTCAAACACCTGACGCGCAATCTCGTTTGCGACATGCTTTGAGCCGCCTTTTGTTGCATGATCCTTCCCCGCTCCTTCAATATCAACATCGTACACTCTGAACTTTGCCGCCCACTCCACCTTCCAGGGGAGCTTGGCATTTCCATTAAATGGCGACACGCTTCCTGTGTGCCCACACGGCGTTGCGCCGCCAATCTCCTGATCACACACATACGAGACCTGCTCAGCATCAAACGATGTTGCGCGTGTTGTTGCGACCTTTCCACACTTCTCGCAGACAACCATAATCGGGAGCCACCCCTCGGGGCGCTCACCGCCGGAGACTTCTTTATAAATACGACGAATGTCGTCCGCTCGCTCAAGCGCGGTGCGGATCA containing:
- a CDS encoding NUDIX domain-containing protein produces the protein MDFKHATLVFPITPKIIVLGEKKVRWGAGFLNAPGGRIEPEETPEQAAIRELKEELELTASTDDLEKVAMLYMYIDDSPKFAIHTYLAHKWSGEPRESDELIPEIHPLHAIPYDRMWPADQAWMTLVFDGERICKRIFLESDGDPQKPNHFARMEDCVSPYAP
- the lysS gene encoding lysine--tRNA ligase; the encoded protein is MFWADKIVDDFLAERKQIIDTKESIIIRDEKTPSGRVHVGSMRGVAMHGVISRVLAERGVENTYLYEFNDFDAFDSIPAYLDEKKYIEHLGKPLCAVPAPDLPAQAGGDENYAQYFANEFARTIEASGFYPQFYYSSDEYRAGKYNDVIRTALERADDIRRIYKEVSGGERPEGWLPIMVVCEKCGKVATTRATSFDAEQVSYVCDQEIGGATPCGHTGSVSPFNGNAKLPWKVEWAAKFRVYDVDIEGAGKDHATKGGSKHVANEIARQVFEYSPPHDFWYEFFLVGGKKMSSSKGAGSSASEVASLLPPHIFQLALLGRQPKRAINFDPEGDTIPLLFDQYDTLAEKYATGIEDDETRLFGLIHREGDIHARYLPRFSQVAFMIQMPHMDLEDEVAKMKEAPLSEADKKELKERAYYARKWLDTYASERYIYELQLERVPEEAKEFSEGQKAALRRVLTVVRDSEALDGQELHTALHDIKAETDTEPKAFFGALYLAFLGKESGPKIGWFLSVLPKDFIEQRLEEVTS